One window from the genome of Pseudanabaena yagii GIHE-NHR1 encodes:
- a CDS encoding DnaJ C-terminal domain-containing protein, with protein sequence MQNFRNYYEILGVPKTATADEIKRSYRRLARKYHPDLNPNDKAAEERFKDIGEAYEVLSDTTKRQQYDRFGQYWKQGGFQGSGGRAPSSREPYTPDFERGGYTGDVDFSQYNDFQEFVDQLLGKFRTNERAQDTGGASSYRTSTQAPPRPNPRRDSEAVLELPLERAYVGGRERIRLEDGRSLEVNMPAGVLSGQRIRLKGQGASGGDLYLKIILKPHPFFTLEGSDIRCQLPISPSESVLGVQVEVPTLSGLVKLTIPPAVKSGQQLRLSGKGFPKDARTFGDQYVEIQIVVPKNPSNRERELYEQLLKVQSFDPREHLPKK encoded by the coding sequence ATGCAAAACTTTCGCAATTACTATGAAATCCTCGGTGTACCGAAGACAGCTACGGCTGACGAAATCAAGCGCTCCTATCGCAGGTTAGCGCGGAAATATCATCCCGACCTGAATCCAAATGACAAGGCAGCCGAAGAACGCTTTAAAGATATTGGTGAAGCCTATGAGGTACTGTCTGACACCACGAAGCGGCAACAGTACGATCGCTTTGGTCAATATTGGAAACAAGGTGGATTCCAAGGATCAGGCGGACGCGCTCCCTCATCCCGCGAACCCTACACGCCCGATTTTGAACGTGGTGGCTACACAGGCGATGTGGACTTTAGCCAATACAACGATTTCCAAGAATTTGTCGATCAATTACTGGGCAAATTTCGCACTAACGAACGCGCCCAAGATACAGGTGGCGCATCCTCCTATCGCACTAGTACCCAAGCCCCACCCCGTCCCAATCCTCGCCGCGATTCGGAAGCTGTCTTAGAATTACCCCTCGAACGCGCCTATGTGGGTGGTCGTGAAAGAATCCGCCTCGAAGATGGGCGATCGCTAGAGGTCAATATGCCCGCAGGTGTCCTCTCTGGTCAGAGAATTCGCCTCAAGGGTCAAGGCGCATCGGGCGGCGATCTCTATCTGAAAATTATCCTCAAACCTCATCCCTTCTTTACCCTCGAAGGTTCCGATATTCGTTGCCAATTACCCATTTCTCCTAGTGAGTCTGTTTTGGGTGTGCAAGTGGAAGTACCAACCCTAAGCGGCTTAGTCAAACTGACGATTCCCCCTGCGGTGAAGTCGGGACAACAATTGCGCCTCTCTGGCAAAGGATTCCCTAAAGATGCCAGAACCTTTGGCGATCAATATGTCGAAATCCAGATCGTCGTCCCCAAAAATCCCAGCAATCGCGAACGAGAACTTTACGAACAATTACTCAAAGTTCAATCCTTCGATCCGCGTGAACATTTACCTAAGAAATAA
- a CDS encoding CRR6 family NdhI maturation factor, whose amino-acid sequence MSTIIYISQACIESLDITPAKIAIEKLLANWDETPESDRQFQIELVWDKEDGDPRELSEISEVRLWFVRLDATYPWFSYLLDWRLELSRYAAMLVPHEFKREGDGYVLQYNPEALELFVMQKVFTISLWLKSRGIESTAKLQQMTQSLGYEIDSAFFNLL is encoded by the coding sequence ATGTCTACCATCATCTATATCAGCCAAGCCTGCATTGAGTCCCTCGATATTACTCCTGCCAAAATTGCGATCGAGAAGTTATTAGCCAATTGGGATGAAACACCCGAAAGCGATCGCCAATTTCAAATCGAACTTGTATGGGATAAGGAAGATGGCGACCCTCGCGAATTGTCAGAAATCTCGGAAGTCCGTCTCTGGTTTGTGCGTCTCGATGCGACCTATCCTTGGTTTAGCTATCTCCTAGACTGGCGTTTAGAACTCAGTCGCTATGCCGCGATGTTAGTCCCCCACGAGTTTAAGCGCGAGGGTGATGGCTATGTGTTGCAATACAATCCTGAAGCCTTAGAGCTTTTTGTAATGCAGAAGGTCTTCACAATTTCTCTCTGGCTCAAGTCACGCGGCATTGAAAGCACGGCAAAGTTACAGCAAATGACTCAAAGCCTCGGCTACGAAATCGATTCAGCATTTTTCAACCTTTTGTAA
- the hrcA gene encoding heat-inducible transcriptional repressor HrcA — MKTQLTHREQKVLWATIDHYIQTAEPVGSKALVSEYDFDISPATIRNVMHTLDRSGLLYQPHTSAGRVPSDSGYRVYVDELIDPASELTYSTHQFMASKSDRLGKSSLDGVLRDVAQILATLSGCIAVITAPNMQTMRIRHLQLVMVDQRKIMAIAVSDTYHTASVTMDLPSETQPDVLEGELNILNNFLNEHLRDKSWTELGSALQWDDLDRQFQQYAVLLQQSLQQLMKLCDRTALGQMFISGLTELLRQPEFSNLQQVQNIVQLLEADRASLMALIVDQARSATRAVSISIGSEISIEPIQNCTFISSTYLCDDKPVGTVGVLGPTRLGYTRAIASVQAAALHLTDAISKW, encoded by the coding sequence ATGAAAACTCAACTTACCCATCGTGAACAAAAAGTCCTTTGGGCAACCATCGATCACTATATCCAAACGGCGGAACCTGTTGGGTCAAAGGCTTTAGTGTCAGAGTATGACTTTGACATTAGCCCGGCGACGATCCGTAATGTGATGCATACATTAGATCGCAGTGGTTTACTATATCAGCCCCATACTTCAGCAGGACGTGTGCCTTCAGACTCTGGCTATCGTGTGTATGTCGATGAACTAATCGATCCTGCCAGCGAGCTGACCTATAGCACCCATCAGTTTATGGCAAGCAAAAGCGATCGCCTTGGTAAGTCCAGCCTCGATGGGGTACTGCGTGATGTTGCCCAAATTTTAGCGACTTTAAGTGGCTGTATCGCCGTGATTACGGCTCCGAATATGCAAACTATGCGAATTAGGCATTTGCAATTAGTCATGGTCGATCAACGCAAAATTATGGCGATCGCGGTTAGTGATACTTACCACACTGCCTCTGTAACGATGGATTTGCCTAGCGAAACTCAGCCTGATGTTTTAGAAGGTGAATTAAATATTCTCAATAATTTTTTAAATGAACATTTACGCGATAAAAGCTGGACAGAACTTGGCAGTGCGCTGCAATGGGATGATCTAGATCGACAGTTTCAGCAATATGCGGTGTTATTACAGCAGTCCTTGCAGCAGTTGATGAAACTATGCGATCGCACGGCTTTAGGGCAAATGTTTATTAGTGGCTTAACGGAACTATTACGTCAGCCCGAATTTTCTAATTTGCAACAGGTTCAGAATATTGTGCAGCTTCTTGAAGCTGATCGCGCTTCGTTAATGGCGTTAATTGTCGATCAAGCCCGATCTGCGACCAGAGCCGTCAGTATTTCCATCGGTTCAGAAATTTCTATCGAGCCAATTCAAAACTGTACTTTCATTTCTAGTACCTATCTCTGTGATGATAAGCCCGTTGGCACAGTCGGAGTTTTAGGTCCTACTCGTTTAGGCTATACCAGAGCGATCGCTTCAGTACAGGCAGCAGCTTTGCATCTCACCGATGCAATCAGTAAATGGTAG
- a CDS encoding AAA family ATPase, producing the protein MSQQLTIHQFGPVSDIKLDLNDILVFIGSQASGKSTVSKAIFFFKSLRDDLYRYYLDCYNQNKFDDPISRFSKLVNLKFTKFYGSTTTQLSPDTKLTYIYSDQNEILIGTSLYGQAIYSEFSSAFTINFNETINKLKDLRIELHGKVSNFSSSKEAITIKSKESALFEEINIQLDNLFGDDREVIYLPAGRSLITTLSQQRYNIDMGDELLSDNKLQSDSLIKLDYLMREFINLIDQAKLVCENGIDNLIQNYISEKNSLNDTSVKIIELAQDLVNSILKGSYSYQNGIEKIEFSNSKSTAINFASSGQQEVVWILLIIVILMLNDRKVFMIIEEPEAHLFPVAQKQIIDLVSLFANHNKNQILLTTHSPYILSSFNNLLYAHKLGVEEDKKEVANIVDPHLWINPDRLDAYILEDGTARTIVDREMGLIQSAEIDRASNIIVDTFNQLFDLED; encoded by the coding sequence ATGTCACAACAACTAACCATTCATCAATTTGGTCCCGTTTCAGACATCAAGCTTGATCTGAATGATATCCTTGTATTCATTGGCTCTCAAGCTAGTGGAAAAAGTACTGTTAGCAAAGCAATATTCTTTTTTAAGTCCTTAAGAGATGACTTGTATCGATATTATCTTGACTGCTATAACCAAAATAAATTTGATGATCCTATTTCTAGGTTTAGCAAACTGGTAAATCTGAAATTTACAAAATTCTATGGTTCTACTACTACCCAGCTATCTCCTGATACTAAGCTAACTTACATATATAGCGACCAAAATGAGATATTAATTGGGACTAGTCTATATGGTCAAGCTATTTATAGTGAATTCAGTTCAGCCTTCACTATAAATTTCAATGAAACAATCAATAAGTTGAAAGATTTGCGAATTGAGCTACATGGAAAGGTATCTAATTTTTCTTCTTCAAAAGAAGCCATTACTATTAAATCAAAAGAATCTGCTCTATTTGAAGAAATAAATATTCAGCTTGACAACCTTTTTGGAGATGACAGAGAAGTTATATACTTACCTGCTGGACGAAGTTTGATTACAACACTATCTCAGCAAAGATACAATATTGATATGGGGGACGAGCTATTATCTGATAACAAATTACAATCAGATAGCTTAATTAAGCTTGATTATCTCATGAGAGAATTTATTAATCTTATTGATCAAGCTAAACTAGTCTGTGAAAATGGTATAGATAATTTAATCCAAAATTATATTTCAGAAAAAAATAGCCTCAATGATACATCTGTAAAAATAATTGAACTTGCTCAAGATCTCGTAAATTCAATCTTGAAGGGATCATATAGTTATCAAAATGGAATTGAAAAAATTGAATTTTCTAATAGCAAGAGTACTGCAATAAATTTTGCTTCTTCAGGACAGCAAGAAGTTGTTTGGATTTTACTAATCATTGTTATTCTAATGCTGAATGATCGTAAGGTGTTTATGATTATTGAAGAGCCTGAAGCGCATCTTTTCCCAGTAGCGCAAAAGCAAATTATTGACTTAGTATCGCTCTTTGCAAATCATAATAAAAATCAAATCCTTCTAACTACTCATAGCCCCTATATCCTTTCATCATTTAATAATCTTCTTTATGCTCATAAATTAGGAGTGGAAGAAGATAAAAAAGAAGTTGCAAATATTGTAGATCCTCATTTATGGATTAATCCTGATAGGCTAGACGCTTATATTTTAGAAGATGGTACTGCTCGAACTATTGTCGATCGCGAAATGGGATTGATTCAATCAGCCGAAATCGATAGAGCCTCAAACATTATCGTTGATACCTTTAATCAACTGTTTGATCTTGAGGATTGA
- a CDS encoding CHRD domain-containing protein produces MRIVIGFLMSALIALTVMFSNPAIAQNQQQFGDQSFNEYESYLHPAQEPDPKLTTSARGYGRLKFPVNLSSGSVEVQLSGIDPAKVTAFHIHCGTPGVLGPIIVNFGQYGDFQKTIANDHFSANVTNDKSTFVKQPPIPPNLFAGKFTLPLPEGCPSDINFPVQQVNTVAGLDALARKGALYFNLHTVGHEFFGELRGQIYPVAPKVASSK; encoded by the coding sequence ATGAGAATCGTAATTGGCTTTTTGATGAGCGCCTTGATTGCCCTCACCGTTATGTTTAGCAATCCTGCGATCGCTCAAAATCAACAGCAATTTGGCGATCAATCTTTTAACGAATACGAATCCTATCTCCATCCAGCCCAAGAACCTGATCCAAAACTGACTACTTCCGCAAGGGGCTATGGCAGATTGAAGTTTCCCGTAAATCTGAGTTCTGGTTCCGTAGAAGTCCAACTCTCTGGAATCGATCCTGCAAAAGTCACTGCTTTCCATATTCATTGCGGCACACCCGGAGTACTAGGACCAATCATTGTCAATTTTGGACAATATGGTGACTTCCAAAAAACGATCGCTAATGATCACTTTTCCGCAAATGTCACCAATGACAAATCAACTTTTGTCAAGCAGCCTCCTATTCCCCCAAATCTCTTTGCAGGTAAATTCACCCTGCCACTTCCTGAAGGCTGTCCTAGCGATATTAATTTCCCTGTGCAACAGGTCAATACAGTTGCAGGTTTAGATGCCTTAGCTCGCAAGGGCGCACTCTACTTCAATCTCCACACCGTCGGTCATGAGTTCTTTGGCGAATTGCGCGGTCAGATCTATCCCGTTGCCCCTAAAGTTGCAAGTTCTAAATAG
- a CDS encoding HEPN domain-containing protein, translating to MSKQEVQTLIADLCREMESLWQKKNYVCSDENREPIVETRIQDNAIVLPKSQLPIRGTDGVRVVVTNNSHNRTRSLIKSLVIDSLAKEETDEDCIEIKARIKDLEEKLFGKFATIPNLLERVAESLGYKHYDPDVLAEKIKSKDINLLHLYEMQLFLSKILANELHAQGFDPRKKLAFKTWDNIAHTTTENIYSIAEKNYNVYEVVIFLNAPVIDMDTSISFFGNASMFSIQYATDELLSKLYNNNRDVRLDGINTVITYKQEINVNATSEHYLNCFTVAEMNTDDLVNCLRLVRDEDIGVIALEMFPIDDFTPHIRKTYVQDYQPELSIFIPKRFYFQTQQTEPLSQAELSLISNLVSSYEIHDIKGLDVAIKRFRASYESYLPDDPERLLDIAFAFEAIILNDNYQKKPDYRLALRASNLLGKTLDKKRRIFNVAKNLYSFRSALAHGKSINDLKQKDSEKLKEVLLHAPRILKNSIIEMLLGNAPKGLTESAEISEWWSKFEIKLDK from the coding sequence ATGAGCAAACAAGAGGTACAAACATTAATTGCAGATCTTTGCCGAGAAATGGAGTCTCTTTGGCAAAAGAAAAATTATGTTTGTTCTGACGAAAATAGAGAACCTATTGTAGAAACGAGAATACAAGATAATGCAATAGTTTTGCCAAAATCTCAACTTCCAATTCGTGGTACAGATGGAGTAAGAGTAGTTGTTACAAATAACTCTCATAACAGGACAAGGAGTTTAATCAAGTCGCTTGTTATAGATTCGCTTGCCAAAGAAGAAACTGATGAAGATTGTATTGAGATAAAAGCAAGAATTAAAGATTTAGAAGAAAAATTATTTGGCAAATTTGCGACTATCCCAAACCTTCTTGAGAGAGTTGCTGAATCTCTTGGCTATAAACACTACGATCCAGATGTGTTAGCTGAGAAAATAAAGTCTAAAGACATAAATTTGTTACACCTTTATGAGATGCAATTATTCCTTTCAAAAATTTTAGCAAATGAACTTCATGCACAAGGATTTGATCCGCGCAAAAAACTAGCTTTTAAAACATGGGATAACATAGCTCATACAACTACTGAAAATATTTATTCCATAGCAGAAAAAAATTATAACGTTTACGAAGTAGTAATCTTTCTAAATGCACCAGTAATTGACATGGATACATCTATTTCCTTTTTTGGGAATGCAAGTATGTTTTCTATTCAGTATGCAACTGATGAATTACTATCTAAGCTTTATAACAATAATAGAGACGTTAGATTAGATGGAATCAATACTGTCATAACGTATAAGCAGGAAATAAATGTAAATGCTACATCTGAGCATTATTTAAATTGTTTTACTGTAGCTGAAATGAATACAGATGACTTAGTTAATTGTCTCAGGCTTGTTAGAGATGAAGATATCGGGGTGATTGCGCTTGAAATGTTTCCAATTGATGATTTTACTCCACATATCAGGAAAACTTACGTACAAGACTATCAACCTGAGCTTTCCATCTTTATTCCCAAACGATTCTATTTTCAAACTCAGCAAACGGAACCGCTATCGCAAGCAGAATTAAGTCTTATTTCTAACCTTGTATCATCTTATGAAATTCATGATATTAAAGGTTTGGATGTTGCGATCAAAAGATTTAGGGCAAGTTATGAGAGTTATTTACCTGATGATCCTGAAAGATTACTTGATATAGCATTCGCATTTGAAGCAATAATTTTAAATGATAATTACCAAAAAAAGCCTGATTATCGACTTGCTTTACGCGCTTCAAATTTGCTGGGGAAAACTTTAGATAAAAAGAGAAGAATTTTTAATGTCGCGAAAAATTTATATAGCTTTCGTTCAGCGCTTGCTCACGGGAAAAGTATTAATGACTTAAAGCAGAAAGATAGTGAAAAACTAAAAGAAGTCTTACTTCATGCTCCAAGAATTTTAAAAAATTCGATTATTGAAATGCTTTTAGGTAATGCTCCTAAAGGATTGACTGAGAGTGCGGAAATAAGTGAATGGTGGAGTAAATTTGAGATAAAACTAGACAAATAA
- a CDS encoding DsbA family protein, which produces MRVKPYFLSALVALLLIVTSCASSGQSASAQLSDAQFEAKVLEILRKNPQVILDSVQAYQRAQAQQEEQARDKVLSQIRQEPRLLLRNAPVTGSTSQKIIMAEFSDFECPYCAKAHEVVKEFMAKNGNDVTLVYKHFPLKQIHQQAEPAALASWAAFQQGKFWEYHDALFEQQSKLGEEFYVELAKNLKLDIDKFNRDRKSNEAKESLKKDFELGKSLGVRGTPSFVINGVFFSGVPNIQDLEGLVAQIKAGK; this is translated from the coding sequence ATGCGTGTCAAACCCTATTTCCTATCAGCCTTAGTTGCCCTCTTACTAATTGTGACAAGCTGTGCTTCGTCAGGGCAATCCGCTAGCGCTCAATTGTCTGATGCTCAGTTTGAAGCAAAAGTTTTAGAGATTCTTCGCAAAAATCCACAGGTGATTTTGGATTCAGTGCAAGCCTATCAAAGGGCACAAGCTCAACAGGAAGAGCAAGCTCGCGACAAGGTGCTATCACAAATTCGCCAAGAACCACGCCTATTACTTCGCAATGCACCTGTCACAGGTTCAACCAGCCAAAAAATCATCATGGCGGAGTTCTCTGATTTTGAATGCCCTTATTGCGCTAAGGCTCATGAGGTCGTGAAGGAATTCATGGCAAAAAATGGCAATGATGTCACTTTGGTATACAAGCATTTCCCTCTGAAGCAAATTCATCAACAGGCTGAACCTGCGGCACTTGCATCATGGGCAGCTTTTCAGCAGGGTAAGTTTTGGGAATATCACGATGCTTTGTTTGAGCAACAGAGCAAATTGGGTGAAGAGTTTTATGTGGAATTAGCCAAGAATTTAAAACTTGATATCGATAAATTTAATCGCGATCGCAAGAGTAATGAAGCTAAGGAATCCCTCAAGAAAGATTTTGAACTTGGCAAGTCTTTGGGAGTACGCGGTACACCTTCCTTTGTGATTAATGGAGTGTTTTTCTCTGGAGTTCCTAATATTCAGGATTTAGAAGGACTAGTTGCTCAAATTAAGGCAGGTAAATAA
- a CDS encoding protein phosphatase 2C domain-containing protein, whose protein sequence is MENQEQTTAVEQQYLWAVGLDTESFPPASLLGDRYRVLSSQIVVDTDAFTLPELPLEFQTYVVSYLKLSRLSLHLPRPYGLLLLGEELNLSEIFLLENVPIDRQGNLCPTLAESWGQASALRQINLLWQVLNLWEPLAEQNMTRTLIEPKLVRVDGMWVRLLELQADVSAVHISQLGDIWVQWLDLAKPEIAEPIAEFFYSLARGEYDVNSAIAYLDKLTLKVMQDQTFTVRVASATDVGQQRDHNEDACYPDTKRQKRSEQAESLRDRLAIVCDGLGGHDGGEVASSLAIKTLEQQLKTLLNQAENDPDFSAQGFIAQLEMVARVVNNQIVAINDQQQRHAQQRMGTTLVMAVIPRPNGQPSNEVYVVHVGDSRLYCISKDNLRQVTLDDDVATRETTLGYNFYAYSSQRIDGGALIQALGTRGSDMLVPRVQRFFIDEDCLLLLCSDGLSDFERVEQIHDKYLLPVLTEDKPLNLSCQNLIDQANELNGHDNITVALMRCRFAPPDPNEDNVNEDHQVTSSEGSEDDVDTEDILPNPNHVNEEAGALATTTTDADSSSSEPTDVPDNLSASDLESAKTELAVPRQTNKAFMIILILVALLLGSGLAAFQFPQVKDWIRQHVPASFKKFVPPNS, encoded by the coding sequence ATGGAAAATCAAGAGCAAACTACGGCAGTTGAGCAGCAATATCTTTGGGCAGTCGGACTAGATACCGAGTCCTTTCCGCCTGCATCGTTACTGGGCGATCGCTATCGTGTCCTATCCTCACAAATTGTTGTTGATACCGATGCCTTCACACTACCTGAGCTACCCCTTGAATTTCAGACTTATGTAGTGTCTTATCTCAAGCTATCACGATTGAGCCTGCACCTGCCCCGTCCCTATGGTTTGCTTTTATTAGGTGAGGAGCTAAATCTTTCAGAAATATTTTTATTAGAAAATGTCCCCATCGATCGCCAAGGCAATCTTTGTCCGACCTTAGCTGAGAGTTGGGGACAAGCCTCCGCTTTACGCCAAATTAATTTACTCTGGCAAGTCCTCAACCTCTGGGAACCCCTCGCCGAACAAAATATGACGCGCACCTTGATCGAACCTAAATTGGTGCGGGTCGATGGCATGTGGGTGCGCCTGTTGGAATTACAAGCAGATGTATCGGCAGTGCATATCTCTCAATTAGGGGACATTTGGGTACAGTGGCTGGATCTGGCTAAGCCTGAAATTGCCGAACCGATCGCTGAATTTTTCTACAGTTTGGCTCGTGGTGAATACGATGTAAACAGTGCGATCGCCTATCTCGATAAGTTGACCTTAAAGGTGATGCAGGATCAGACCTTCACCGTGCGCGTAGCCAGTGCCACGGATGTAGGACAACAGCGCGATCATAATGAGGATGCTTGCTATCCTGACACTAAGCGTCAAAAACGCAGCGAACAGGCTGAGAGTTTACGCGATCGTCTGGCGATCGTCTGTGATGGGCTTGGTGGTCATGATGGTGGTGAAGTCGCAAGTTCGCTAGCGATCAAAACCCTCGAACAACAACTCAAAACCCTCCTTAATCAAGCTGAGAATGATCCTGACTTCTCAGCGCAGGGATTTATTGCCCAGTTAGAGATGGTGGCTCGTGTTGTCAACAATCAAATTGTGGCAATTAACGACCAACAGCAACGCCATGCCCAGCAACGGATGGGAACCACTCTGGTTATGGCAGTAATTCCCCGTCCCAATGGACAGCCCAGCAATGAGGTCTATGTAGTGCATGTTGGTGACAGCCGCCTCTATTGCATTAGCAAAGATAATTTGCGCCAAGTTACCCTCGATGATGATGTGGCAACTCGCGAGACTACCTTGGGCTATAACTTCTATGCCTATTCATCCCAACGCATTGATGGTGGCGCGTTGATTCAAGCCTTGGGAACTAGAGGCTCCGATATGTTAGTACCAAGGGTACAAAGATTCTTTATCGACGAAGATTGTCTGCTACTACTTTGTTCCGATGGTTTGAGTGACTTTGAGCGCGTTGAGCAGATCCATGACAAATATTTGCTCCCAGTTTTAACTGAAGACAAACCCCTCAATCTCAGTTGCCAAAATCTCATTGATCAAGCCAATGAATTGAATGGGCATGACAATATTACGGTCGCCCTGATGCGTTGTCGGTTTGCGCCTCCCGATCCTAATGAGGATAACGTAAATGAAGATCATCAGGTGACTTCTTCCGAGGGTTCTGAAGATGATGTAGATACTGAAGATATTTTGCCCAACCCCAATCATGTCAACGAAGAGGCAGGTGCTTTAGCAACCACAACTACTGATGCTGATAGCTCATCTAGCGAACCCACAGATGTCCCCGATAATTTGAGTGCCAGCGATCTGGAATCGGCAAAAACTGAACTAGCAGTGCCTAGACAGACTAACAAAGCCTTCATGATTATTTTGATCTTAGTTGCCCTCTTGTTAGGGAGTGGCTTAGCGGCTTTTCAGTTTCCACAGGTAAAAGATTGGATTCGTCAGCATGTACCTGCGAGCTTCAAAAAGTTTGTGCCACCAAATTCCTAA
- a CDS encoding phospholipid carrier-dependent glycosyltransferase: MSNWRDSKFITPLARFTDRLIWLSEHPVFGVMAIALVAFGTRFWNIDGTADIVFDEVYYPKFAQNYLRGETLFDAHPPLAKYIIALGIQLLGYAPLGYRCMTALAGSLLPLITYEFVWQLSDRRSWAWLTGWFIAMDGLLLVESRFGLINIYILLFGMLSQLCMVLALKRSRQRWFWTIITGLMLGASISVKWTGLAYIIGLVAIAGYAWSRYRQTLNAAQIVIGLIIVPIAFYFLQWIPHLMINPERDIWELHRQIIGFHQNLGVGKTEPIHPYCSPWWSWVLLIRPIAYFFENRPNSMVEFVHAMGNPLLYWLSAIALLLCLSFVIASKFRFPPQAITQIPLRERSQLFWLMFYVTTSFLAHWLPWSLSKRCIFLYHYMPASVFAFAALALLVSLLWRSPLPNIRALGGGIFAIVAIAFLFWLPIYIGLPISSGYLPMLMWLRSWI; the protein is encoded by the coding sequence ATGAGCAATTGGAGAGACAGCAAATTTATTACTCCCCTTGCTCGTTTCACCGATCGCTTGATTTGGCTATCGGAGCATCCTGTATTTGGAGTAATGGCGATCGCATTGGTTGCCTTTGGGACAAGATTTTGGAATATCGATGGCACGGCAGATATTGTTTTTGATGAGGTTTACTATCCGAAGTTTGCTCAAAACTATCTCCGTGGTGAAACGCTATTCGACGCGCATCCGCCCCTAGCGAAATACATCATTGCCTTAGGGATTCAACTTTTGGGTTATGCGCCCTTGGGCTATCGCTGCATGACGGCACTAGCGGGTTCGCTGTTGCCCTTAATTACCTATGAATTTGTGTGGCAATTGAGCGATCGCCGCAGTTGGGCATGGCTGACGGGTTGGTTTATCGCGATGGATGGGTTGCTATTGGTGGAGTCACGGTTTGGCTTGATCAATATTTACATCTTGCTTTTTGGGATGCTCAGCCAGTTATGTATGGTCTTGGCTCTAAAGCGATCGCGTCAGCGTTGGTTCTGGACGATCATCACAGGCTTGATGTTAGGCGCATCCATAAGTGTGAAATGGACAGGCTTGGCTTATATTATTGGGCTAGTGGCGATCGCTGGTTATGCATGGTCACGCTATCGCCAAACCCTAAATGCCGCTCAGATCGTGATTGGCTTAATCATTGTCCCGATCGCCTTTTATTTCTTGCAGTGGATTCCCCATTTGATGATTAATCCCGAACGCGATATTTGGGAATTGCATCGTCAGATCATTGGCTTTCATCAAAACTTAGGAGTTGGTAAAACTGAACCAATTCATCCCTACTGCTCGCCTTGGTGGAGTTGGGTGTTATTAATTCGCCCAATCGCTTACTTTTTTGAAAACCGTCCCAATAGCATGGTGGAATTTGTCCATGCGATGGGCAACCCCTTGTTGTATTGGCTCAGTGCGATCGCCTTGCTACTTTGTCTCAGTTTTGTCATTGCCTCGAAATTTAGGTTTCCCCCTCAAGCCATCACCCAGATACCATTACGGGAGCGATCGCAATTGTTTTGGTTGATGTTTTATGTGACGACTAGCTTTTTGGCACATTGGTTGCCTTGGAGCTTGAGCAAACGCTGCATTTTTTTGTATCACTATATGCCCGCCTCCGTATTTGCCTTTGCTGCCCTTGCCCTGTTGGTGTCGCTCCTGTGGCGATCGCCTTTACCTAATATTCGGGCGCTCGGTGGTGGGATTTTTGCAATTGTGGCGATCGCCTTTTTGTTCTGGCTACCGATTTATATCGGTTTACCGATCTCATCGGGTTATTTACCCATGTTAATGTGGTTGCGTAGCTGGATCTAA